In one window of Streptomyces sp. FXJ1.172 DNA:
- a CDS encoding serine/threonine protein kinase, whose amino-acid sequence MHATSDATSDATGVAAGEEPGRIAKARRRVGPYTLITALDDPHTRVPVPERRYIARSTDGQHTVLLSLPLPGADRQRFLAEADGSRYLLGPCAAPATALAGPGEPAWYSRPYLPVLPLPTALAVHGGPLPERTVRALGAALAETLAVLHGQGLTFAGVSPAAVLLAADGPRLSCFGAVRAAAPDGTERSGVPGLEAGSLPPEQASGGRPRPLGDVYALGATLAYAATGHTTPEREEIPAALRAVVGRCLSRDPGVRPQLAEIIAELGEGTVPAGAPGRLPGRVIAALAHQSAAVLTADIPVEAPPAPPTGPLPHPQPHPHSS is encoded by the coding sequence ATGCACGCCACCAGTGATGCCACCAGCGATGCCACTGGTGTGGCCGCCGGGGAAGAGCCGGGCAGGATCGCGAAGGCGCGGCGGCGCGTGGGACCGTACACGCTCATCACCGCGCTGGACGATCCCCACACCAGGGTGCCGGTCCCCGAGCGGCGCTACATCGCCCGCAGCACCGACGGGCAGCACACCGTCCTGCTCTCGCTCCCCCTGCCCGGTGCCGACCGTCAGCGCTTCCTGGCCGAAGCGGACGGGTCCCGCTATCTCCTCGGCCCGTGCGCCGCCCCGGCCACCGCTCTCGCCGGTCCCGGCGAGCCAGCCTGGTACTCCCGGCCGTACCTGCCCGTCCTGCCCCTGCCCACCGCCCTCGCCGTACACGGTGGCCCCCTGCCCGAGCGGACCGTACGCGCGCTCGGCGCAGCACTCGCCGAGACGCTGGCCGTCCTCCACGGGCAGGGCCTGACCTTCGCCGGTGTGTCACCCGCGGCCGTTCTCCTCGCCGCCGACGGGCCCCGGCTCTCCTGCTTCGGCGCCGTGCGCGCGGCCGCGCCGGACGGTACGGAGCGTTCCGGTGTGCCGGGGCTGGAAGCGGGGAGTCTGCCGCCGGAACAGGCGTCCGGCGGGCGCCCGCGGCCCCTCGGGGACGTGTACGCCCTCGGGGCGACGCTCGCCTACGCCGCCACCGGCCACACGACACCGGAGAGGGAGGAGATCCCGGCTGCGCTGCGTGCGGTCGTCGGCCGGTGTCTGTCGCGCGATCCCGGTGTCCGCCCTCAACTCGCCGAGATCATCGCCGAGTTGGGTGAGGGCACAGTCCCGGCCGGGGCGCCCGGCCGGCTTCCGGGGCGGGTGATCGCCGCCCTCGCCCATCAGTCGGCCGCGGTCCTCACCGCCGACATCCCCGTCGAGGCACCGCCCGCGCCACCCACCGGCCCCCTTCCCCACCCGCAACCTCACCCTCACTCGAGCTGA
- a CDS encoding protein kinase domain-containing protein, with amino-acid sequence MPSPLTHDDPQAFGPYRPIARLGSGGMGTVYLARTAGGRTVALKTMHARIASDPDFRTRFRLETDAARVVGERFGAGVVDADPRAETPWLATEYVLGPPLDEAVGLCGPLPEASVRALGAALCGALGQLHASDVVHRDLKPSNILITAYGPKVIDFGIARAAGDDHLTRVGVAVGTPAFMSPEQAGGQEHTAAGDVFALAGLLVFAATGHPPFGHGQAADLLYRVQYAEPDLSGVPESLVPVLTQCLDKNPFRRPTTGELASRLHDGDGEFADHLPDVLLADIGRRATEVWQVTPRRLPAPADEPATAATAAPVRWSRRRLLLTGGGTALGVAAAGAAGAWAWSGRSGGPTPQPAPGPSNSQLPKKQLDSRWQVQVEDTYNGGFAEGPLTSFPVPLQAVGDMVVVMAGNYLEGVAAQTGKVVWKTINSPVPWQIASDADRMIMVTDVNDHYDGPDSTHARPLALASVDVRTGTLAKPFAQFTDLKEIGLSQALCTADGVAYAVAGRGKFSFSFLASQSWYVIAVDISSGKRLWTAPLPRRHQDVPHLYFLAASVVGNRLVALQEPDDGSVHAVVRDTHTGTIQWDRKLDGVVPDGVRESLVADAQHLYVGAGRLRALRLGDGSVAWDSASVRPGRTYGRPVIKDGTLYAVEKGLGLVAFDPASGRVKWQEIQDKGAQGSDADLSAAPVVGSDYAYTKRGSRLWAIDLSSHRPAHSYRTTGDRFMVHETAGEVIALGGHFLAAFPLR; translated from the coding sequence ATGCCTTCCCCCCTCACCCACGACGACCCCCAGGCGTTCGGGCCGTACCGTCCGATCGCCCGCCTCGGCAGCGGAGGCATGGGCACCGTCTATCTCGCCCGCACGGCGGGCGGTCGTACCGTCGCGCTGAAGACGATGCACGCCCGTATCGCCTCCGACCCGGACTTCCGCACCCGGTTCCGGCTGGAGACCGACGCGGCGCGGGTCGTGGGGGAGCGGTTCGGGGCCGGGGTGGTGGACGCGGATCCGCGGGCCGAGACGCCCTGGCTGGCCACCGAGTACGTGCTCGGGCCGCCCCTCGACGAGGCCGTCGGGCTGTGCGGTCCGCTGCCCGAGGCGTCCGTACGGGCGCTGGGGGCGGCGCTGTGCGGGGCGCTCGGGCAGTTGCACGCGTCCGATGTCGTCCATCGCGACCTCAAGCCGTCCAACATCCTCATCACCGCCTACGGCCCCAAGGTCATCGACTTCGGTATCGCCCGCGCGGCCGGCGATGATCACCTCACCCGTGTCGGAGTCGCGGTCGGCACCCCCGCCTTCATGTCACCGGAGCAGGCGGGAGGGCAGGAACACACGGCCGCGGGCGATGTCTTCGCGCTCGCCGGGCTGCTCGTCTTCGCCGCCACCGGGCATCCGCCCTTCGGGCACGGCCAGGCGGCGGATCTGCTCTACCGGGTGCAGTACGCCGAGCCCGACCTGAGCGGCGTACCCGAAAGCCTGGTGCCGGTGCTCACGCAGTGCCTGGACAAGAATCCGTTCCGGCGTCCGACGACCGGCGAGCTGGCCTCCCGACTGCACGACGGGGACGGCGAGTTCGCCGACCACCTGCCGGACGTACTCCTGGCCGACATCGGGCGGCGGGCCACGGAGGTCTGGCAGGTCACGCCGCGGCGCCTGCCGGCCCCGGCCGACGAGCCGGCCACGGCGGCGACGGCCGCTCCCGTACGGTGGTCGCGCCGGCGTCTGCTTCTCACCGGCGGCGGCACGGCGCTGGGCGTCGCGGCCGCCGGGGCCGCGGGGGCGTGGGCCTGGAGCGGGCGGTCCGGTGGCCCGACGCCACAGCCCGCGCCCGGGCCCAGCAACAGCCAGCTGCCGAAGAAGCAGCTGGACTCCCGCTGGCAGGTCCAGGTCGAGGACACGTACAACGGGGGCTTCGCCGAGGGACCGCTGACCTCCTTCCCTGTGCCGTTGCAGGCCGTGGGCGACATGGTGGTGGTGATGGCCGGAAACTACCTGGAAGGTGTCGCCGCTCAGACCGGGAAGGTCGTCTGGAAGACGATCAACTCACCCGTGCCGTGGCAGATCGCCTCCGACGCCGATCGCATGATCATGGTGACGGACGTGAACGACCACTACGACGGACCCGATTCCACCCATGCCCGCCCGCTGGCCCTGGCCTCGGTCGACGTCCGCACCGGCACGCTCGCCAAGCCCTTCGCGCAGTTCACCGACCTCAAGGAGATCGGACTGTCCCAGGCGCTGTGCACCGCGGACGGGGTGGCCTACGCGGTGGCCGGGCGCGGCAAGTTCTCCTTCAGCTTCCTCGCCTCCCAGTCCTGGTACGTGATCGCGGTCGACATCAGCAGCGGCAAGCGGCTGTGGACGGCACCGCTGCCCCGTCGGCACCAGGACGTCCCGCACCTGTACTTCCTGGCAGCCTCGGTCGTGGGGAACCGTCTCGTGGCGCTTCAGGAGCCGGACGACGGCAGCGTGCACGCCGTCGTACGCGACACGCACACCGGAACCATCCAGTGGGACCGCAAGCTGGACGGCGTCGTCCCGGACGGGGTGCGCGAGTCGCTGGTCGCCGACGCGCAGCACCTGTACGTGGGCGCGGGCCGGCTGAGGGCGCTGCGGCTCGGCGACGGGAGCGTGGCCTGGGACTCGGCGTCCGTACGGCCGGGGCGCACCTATGGCCGTCCGGTGATCAAGGACGGCACCCTGTACGCCGTCGAGAAGGGGCTCGGGCTCGTCGCCTTCGACCCGGCGAGCGGGCGCGTCAAGTGGCAGGAAATCCAGGACAAGGGCGCGCAGGGGAGCGATGCGGACCTGAGTGCCGCGCCCGTGGTCGGCTCCGACTACGCGTACACCAAGCGGGGTTCGCGGTTGTGGGCGATCGACCTGTCCTCCCACCGGCCGGCCCACTCCTACCGGACCACCGGTGACCGATTCATGGTCCATGAGACGGCGGGCGAGGTCATCGCGCTGGGCGGCCACTTCCTCGCGGCCTTCCCCTTGCGGTGA
- a CDS encoding protein kinase domain-containing protein — translation MRPLGTGDPIRLGPYRLLGVLGEGGMGKVYVGQDHAGTVAAVKVLRPELAHDAGLAQRFVREALAAAAVRSPGVAAVLGAQTEGGRPWIATEFLAGPTLDQIVDRLGPLDDAGLRALAVSVARTLRDIHAAGFVHRDLKPPNIVLTANGPRVIDFGIARPEHGLTLTTTGQIPVTPGYGAPEQVLGHRVTAAADVFSLGAVLVYAATGHRAFDGTHVAAVQYEVVHGEPRWHGLPPEQHALIAPCLAKEAAGRPTPEQIAGAFAAPGKSGTVWKRGPVADAIRERERAVRELTAPLLTTRTGVGPSRRRLLTGVAAGGALLAASGGTGWWLLRDGGSRDKDLFTLPPAVKTPTARVLSADDGDFIVGDAVKPLWNHGGAVGSHSPAPLPVRDVVIAGAKSGGIAAFNVVDGKQRWRAPGMEMASGYLSLSDRLLVTADSHGTLHTFVPSTGEPKWTAQADAEALLAVDQDAVYVVTKDHRLRAVGRSDAGFRWTVPVPERFRTRLCLQGAVDSGTLVVATTGGDALAVSTQTGRTLWTVYDQAKKTQLVPVAANGVFYLNGKTLTGRRASDGKEVWRGTNESGTSSEWGPAGVHDDCVYANVGGSNERFSLRKGGKDWFGPGGTEGSPVLFQGNGIWLLEDLNDGLSVHTLSLKDGTETWYYDPRWIDDIKFAADGNRVFVTAGDALIALPVF, via the coding sequence ATGAGACCCCTGGGGACCGGAGACCCGATCCGGCTCGGCCCGTACCGTCTGCTCGGTGTGCTGGGCGAGGGCGGCATGGGCAAGGTGTACGTCGGCCAGGACCACGCGGGCACGGTCGCCGCCGTGAAGGTGCTGCGGCCCGAACTCGCCCACGACGCGGGCCTCGCCCAGCGGTTCGTGCGTGAGGCGCTGGCGGCCGCGGCCGTGCGGAGTCCGGGCGTGGCGGCGGTGCTGGGGGCGCAGACCGAGGGCGGACGGCCGTGGATCGCCACGGAGTTCCTGGCCGGGCCGACGCTGGACCAGATCGTGGACCGGCTCGGGCCGCTGGACGACGCGGGCCTGCGCGCCCTGGCCGTCTCCGTGGCCCGTACCCTGCGCGACATCCACGCGGCCGGCTTCGTCCATCGCGACCTCAAGCCGCCCAACATCGTGCTCACCGCGAACGGCCCGCGGGTCATCGACTTCGGCATCGCACGTCCGGAGCACGGACTGACGCTCACCACCACCGGGCAGATCCCGGTCACCCCGGGGTACGGCGCCCCCGAGCAGGTGCTCGGCCATCGAGTCACCGCGGCGGCCGACGTCTTCTCCCTCGGCGCCGTCCTCGTGTACGCGGCCACCGGGCACCGGGCGTTCGACGGTACGCACGTCGCCGCCGTCCAGTACGAGGTCGTCCACGGCGAACCGCGCTGGCACGGCCTCCCGCCCGAGCAGCACGCCCTGATCGCCCCGTGCCTGGCGAAGGAGGCGGCGGGGCGGCCCACCCCCGAGCAGATCGCCGGGGCCTTCGCCGCGCCCGGGAAGTCCGGCACCGTGTGGAAGCGCGGACCCGTGGCCGATGCGATCAGGGAGCGGGAGCGTGCGGTGCGGGAACTGACCGCACCGCTGCTGACGACCCGGACCGGGGTGGGACCGAGCCGGCGACGACTGCTCACCGGGGTCGCGGCCGGCGGTGCGCTGCTCGCGGCGAGTGGCGGCACCGGCTGGTGGCTGCTGCGCGACGGTGGCTCGCGCGACAAGGACCTGTTCACGCTGCCGCCCGCGGTGAAGACACCGACGGCGCGCGTCCTGTCCGCCGACGACGGTGACTTCATCGTCGGTGACGCCGTCAAGCCGCTCTGGAACCACGGTGGGGCGGTGGGATCGCATTCACCGGCGCCGCTGCCGGTCCGCGACGTGGTGATCGCCGGTGCCAAGTCGGGCGGCATAGCGGCGTTCAACGTCGTCGACGGCAAACAGCGCTGGCGGGCCCCCGGCATGGAGATGGCAAGTGGCTATCTGTCGCTCTCCGACCGGCTGCTCGTGACCGCCGACAGCCACGGCACGCTGCACACCTTCGTCCCGTCCACGGGCGAGCCCAAGTGGACGGCACAGGCCGACGCCGAGGCGCTCCTGGCCGTCGACCAGGACGCGGTGTACGTCGTGACGAAGGACCACCGGCTGCGTGCGGTGGGCCGCTCCGATGCGGGGTTCCGCTGGACCGTGCCGGTGCCGGAGCGGTTCCGGACCCGCCTCTGCCTCCAGGGCGCGGTCGACAGCGGAACACTGGTCGTCGCGACCACCGGCGGAGATGCGCTGGCGGTCAGTACGCAGACCGGCCGCACCCTGTGGACGGTGTACGACCAGGCGAAGAAGACACAGCTCGTTCCGGTGGCCGCGAATGGCGTGTTCTATCTCAACGGCAAGACGCTGACCGGCCGGAGGGCCTCGGACGGCAAGGAGGTCTGGCGGGGGACCAATGAATCCGGGACCTCGTCGGAGTGGGGTCCCGCCGGCGTCCACGACGACTGCGTGTACGCGAACGTCGGCGGTTCCAACGAGCGGTTCAGCCTTCGCAAGGGCGGCAAGGACTGGTTCGGCCCGGGCGGTACCGAGGGGAGTCCGGTCCTGTTCCAGGGCAACGGCATATGGCTGCTCGAAGACCTGAACGACGGTCTGTCGGTGCACACCCTGAGCCTCAAGGACGGCACGGAGACCTGGTACTACGACCCTCGCTGGATCGACGACATCAAGTTCGCGGCCGACGGCAACCGGGTCTTCGTCACGGCCGGCGACGCCCTGATCGCGTTGCCGGTCTTCTGA
- the eccD gene encoding type VII secretion integral membrane protein EccD: MTAAATGGTGTGAPAGSGTGLGFCRVTIVAPDSRIDVALPDDVPVADLYPEILRLSQQSPEAGAPVGYHLVRTDGTVLDSARSFAAQRILDGELLTLRPFAESLPPAVFDDVAEAVASAVTKQHKLWSGDLTRAAGIVGGAVLPALLAFVAWTADPRHDMHGLAGILAAVAGILLVVLAAIRARVYDDRGSAVALGLGALPNIGVAGSGLLPLTGGEGIGRLQFLLACAAVLVAALILALCSPHGDAPFVAFVLASAVALVVVFVATLTHWSATEMAALCAPVAVGGLAFLPGMSMRFARLPIGFENPSSGPARSAYGTESAGPEPVDTERVEAQARRGHELLVGLVGGCALLAVGAASVLGFSDGIWAQLLALATGVAMLMRAGLFRYTAQVAPVLAAGLACLVLLGLGLALNPPRHIMIEALTGNRTDLDIRTIWLIAVIGLATALVTALGLILPRGGLTPFWGRFLEICEGFVLLTLIPLTLAVFNVYATARSMTSK; the protein is encoded by the coding sequence ATGACGGCCGCCGCCACCGGCGGAACCGGGACGGGAGCCCCCGCCGGGTCCGGCACCGGACTCGGCTTCTGCCGGGTCACCATCGTCGCGCCGGACAGCCGTATCGACGTGGCACTGCCCGACGACGTCCCGGTCGCCGACCTCTATCCGGAGATCCTCCGGCTGTCCCAGCAGAGCCCCGAGGCGGGCGCCCCGGTCGGCTACCACCTGGTCCGCACCGACGGCACCGTGCTGGACAGCGCCCGCTCCTTCGCCGCCCAGCGCATCCTCGACGGCGAACTGCTCACCCTGCGCCCGTTCGCCGAGTCGCTGCCGCCGGCCGTCTTCGACGACGTCGCCGAGGCCGTCGCCTCCGCCGTCACCAAACAGCACAAGCTGTGGAGCGGTGACCTCACCCGGGCCGCGGGCATCGTCGGCGGCGCAGTGCTGCCGGCCCTGCTCGCGTTCGTCGCCTGGACCGCCGACCCGCGCCACGACATGCACGGCCTCGCCGGCATCCTCGCCGCCGTCGCCGGCATCCTCCTGGTCGTCCTTGCCGCGATCCGCGCCCGCGTCTACGACGACCGCGGCTCGGCCGTGGCCCTCGGCCTCGGCGCGCTGCCCAACATCGGCGTCGCGGGCAGCGGACTGCTGCCCCTCACCGGCGGCGAGGGCATCGGCAGACTCCAGTTCCTGCTGGCGTGCGCGGCCGTCCTCGTCGCGGCCCTGATCCTCGCCCTGTGCTCCCCGCACGGCGACGCCCCGTTCGTGGCCTTCGTCCTCGCCTCGGCGGTCGCCCTGGTCGTCGTCTTCGTCGCGACCCTCACCCACTGGTCCGCCACCGAGATGGCCGCCCTGTGCGCACCCGTCGCCGTCGGCGGCCTCGCCTTCCTGCCCGGCATGTCCATGCGCTTCGCGCGGCTGCCGATCGGCTTCGAGAACCCCAGCAGCGGCCCCGCCCGCTCCGCCTACGGCACCGAGTCGGCCGGTCCGGAGCCCGTCGACACCGAACGCGTCGAGGCCCAGGCCCGGCGCGGCCACGAGCTGCTCGTCGGCCTGGTCGGCGGCTGCGCCCTCCTCGCCGTCGGCGCAGCCTCGGTGCTCGGCTTCTCCGACGGCATCTGGGCCCAGCTGCTCGCGCTCGCCACCGGCGTCGCGATGCTGATGCGCGCCGGCCTCTTCCGGTACACCGCCCAGGTCGCCCCCGTGCTCGCCGCCGGCCTCGCCTGCCTGGTCCTGCTCGGCCTCGGCCTCGCCCTGAACCCGCCGCGGCACATCATGATCGAGGCGCTCACCGGGAACCGCACCGACCTGGACATCCGCACCATCTGGCTGATCGCGGTCATCGGCCTGGCCACGGCCTTGGTGACGGCGCTCGGCCTGATCCTGCCGCGTGGCGGGCTGACCCCGTTCTGGGGCCGCTTCCTGGAGATCTGCGAGGGCTTCGTCCTGCTGACGCTGATCCCGCTGACCCTCGCGGTCTTCAACGTGTACGCGACCGCGCGGTCGATGACCAGCAAGTGA
- the eccCa gene encoding type VII secretion protein EccCa, with the protein MSQIVVKRPTRALPSEVPTEEVVVQPPPELPRGHQESVLMQLLPTLGMGGSVVFFFTNGQPFMKIMGVVMIASTVAMSIAMVVRFRRGSQGQLADMRRDYLSYLSQTRKSAVDTARTQRDAQYYLHPSPEQLWALVAEGSRVWERRSGDEDFAHVRVGLGPQPLATPLVAPETGPVEQLEPLTAGAMQRFLASHGTVGDLPMAVSLRAFYHVTLSGEPQSVRSCARALVGSLASLHSPEDLVIAVAAGREALPHWDWAKWLPHVQASGAVDGAGSRRLIGADPRELEDLLSVRLTGRPRFHPAAAPLLDEPHIVLVLDDISLLPDSVLANPEGLQGVTIVEVVAGELTTAGGELSIVVQPGVLRLESGHGEVYDGTPDALSYESAEALARQLAPLRMGTGGDDDEPLLANLEFTDLLGLGDAASVDTKRTWRPRALAERLRVPIGLGEDGRPVMLDLKEAAQEGMGPHGLCVGATGSGKSELLRTLVLGLAVTHSSETLNFVLADFKGGATFAGMAQMPHVAAVITNLADDLTLVDRMGDSIRGELNRRQELLRDAGNYANIHDYEKARAAGAPLQPIPSLVLVIDEFSELLTAKPDFIEMFVQIGRIGRSLGVHLLLASQRLEEGRLRGLETYLSYRIGLRTFSAAESRAALGVPDAYELPNVPGSGFLKYGTDEMVRFKAAYVSGVYRSGPQRAALGGGPLPVDRRPVLFTATEVPVQFRAVPQQRVEAAVEVDEALADTVLDVIVRRLEAQGPAAHQVWLPPLESPPALDSLLPGLAAVQGRGLTQPNYEGAGRLVVPVGLVDKPYEQRRDRLMLDFSGAAGHMQIIGGPQSGKSTLLRSMICSFALTHTPYEVQFYGLDFGGGGMVSVAGLPHVGGIASRLDPERVRRTVSEVYGVLTQREEYFRSAGIASIADYRTRRARGEISVTDQPFGDVFLVIDGWGNFRTDYEVLESVVLDIAARGLGYGIHVIITASRSMEVRANLKDHLMNRLELRLGDVMDSEIDRKVAVNVPAGVPGRGLSPQKLHFMAAVPRIDGLTSDTDLAEATAALTTEVGRHWQAPGAPQVRLLPRQLEAVELPPGDRFPQRGVSFALDEENLEPVFLDFEQDPFFLVFGESESGKSNLLRLLIRQLCLRYSGDEAKFFVVDNRRSLLDITPASHLAEYIPMSSQMDHHMVALADLMQRRTPTADVTPQQLRDRSWWRGPQVFVVIDDYDLVSTSTGNPLSGLTEMLPFARDVGVRFVIARSSAGAGRAAYEPFMQRMKELGAQGIVLAGDPAEGDILNGVRPRPMPAGRGVFVSRKRGRPLVQTGLVDVEY; encoded by the coding sequence GTGAGCCAGATTGTCGTCAAGCGCCCCACTAGGGCGCTGCCGTCCGAAGTGCCCACGGAAGAGGTCGTTGTCCAGCCACCGCCCGAATTGCCGCGGGGGCATCAGGAAAGCGTACTGATGCAGCTGCTGCCCACGCTGGGCATGGGTGGCTCGGTGGTGTTCTTCTTCACGAACGGCCAGCCGTTCATGAAGATCATGGGCGTGGTCATGATCGCCTCGACGGTGGCCATGTCCATCGCCATGGTGGTCCGCTTCCGCCGCGGCTCCCAGGGCCAGCTGGCCGACATGCGCCGGGACTACCTCAGTTACCTGTCGCAGACGCGCAAGTCCGCCGTCGACACGGCGAGGACGCAGCGCGACGCGCAGTACTACCTGCATCCCTCCCCCGAACAACTGTGGGCGCTCGTCGCCGAGGGCAGCCGGGTGTGGGAACGGCGGTCCGGCGACGAGGACTTCGCGCACGTCCGCGTCGGCCTCGGCCCGCAGCCGCTGGCGACGCCGCTCGTCGCCCCCGAGACGGGTCCGGTCGAGCAGTTGGAGCCGCTGACCGCGGGCGCCATGCAGCGCTTCCTCGCCAGCCACGGCACCGTCGGCGACCTGCCGATGGCGGTGTCGCTGCGCGCCTTCTACCACGTCACGCTCAGCGGCGAGCCGCAGTCCGTACGCTCCTGCGCCCGCGCGCTGGTCGGCTCGCTGGCCTCGCTGCACTCCCCCGAGGACCTGGTCATCGCGGTGGCCGCGGGACGTGAGGCGCTGCCGCACTGGGACTGGGCGAAGTGGCTGCCGCACGTGCAGGCATCCGGTGCCGTGGACGGCGCGGGCAGCCGCCGGCTGATCGGCGCCGACCCGCGCGAGCTGGAGGACCTGCTGTCCGTCCGGCTGACCGGCCGCCCCCGCTTCCACCCGGCCGCCGCACCGCTGCTGGACGAGCCGCACATCGTGCTCGTCCTCGACGACATCTCCCTGCTGCCGGACTCGGTGCTCGCCAACCCCGAGGGTCTGCAGGGCGTCACGATCGTCGAGGTCGTGGCCGGCGAACTCACCACGGCGGGCGGCGAGCTGTCCATCGTGGTCCAGCCGGGCGTGCTGCGCCTGGAGTCCGGGCACGGCGAGGTCTACGACGGCACCCCGGACGCGCTGTCCTACGAGTCCGCCGAGGCGCTGGCCCGGCAGCTGGCGCCGCTGCGCATGGGAACGGGCGGTGACGACGACGAACCGCTGCTCGCCAACCTGGAGTTCACCGACCTCCTCGGCCTCGGCGACGCGGCCTCCGTCGACACCAAGCGGACCTGGCGCCCGCGCGCCCTGGCGGAGCGGCTGCGCGTGCCGATCGGCCTCGGCGAGGACGGCCGCCCGGTCATGCTGGACCTCAAGGAGGCCGCCCAGGAGGGCATGGGCCCGCACGGCCTGTGCGTCGGCGCCACCGGTTCCGGCAAGTCGGAGCTGCTGCGCACCCTGGTGCTGGGCCTCGCGGTCACGCACTCCTCCGAGACCCTGAACTTCGTCCTCGCGGACTTCAAGGGCGGTGCGACCTTCGCCGGCATGGCCCAGATGCCGCACGTGGCGGCGGTCATCACCAACCTGGCCGACGACCTGACCCTGGTCGACCGCATGGGCGACTCGATCCGCGGTGAACTCAACCGCCGCCAGGAGCTGCTGCGCGACGCCGGCAACTACGCCAACATCCACGACTACGAGAAGGCCCGCGCGGCCGGCGCCCCGCTCCAGCCGATCCCCTCCCTCGTCCTGGTGATCGACGAGTTCAGCGAACTGCTGACCGCCAAACCGGACTTCATCGAGATGTTCGTGCAGATCGGCCGCATCGGCCGTTCGCTGGGCGTGCACCTGCTGCTGGCCTCGCAGCGCCTGGAGGAGGGCCGCCTGCGCGGCTTGGAGACGTACCTGTCGTACCGCATCGGCCTGCGCACCTTCTCCGCGGCCGAGTCCCGCGCCGCCCTCGGCGTCCCCGACGCCTACGAACTGCCCAACGTCCCCGGCTCCGGCTTCCTGAAGTACGGCACGGACGAGATGGTCCGCTTCAAGGCGGCGTACGTCTCGGGCGTGTACCGCTCGGGCCCGCAGCGCGCGGCGCTCGGCGGCGGACCGCTGCCGGTGGACCGGCGCCCGGTGCTGTTCACGGCCACCGAGGTCCCGGTGCAGTTCCGGGCGGTCCCCCAGCAGCGCGTGGAGGCGGCTGTCGAGGTGGACGAAGCGCTGGCCGACACCGTCCTCGACGTGATCGTGCGCCGGCTGGAGGCCCAGGGTCCGGCGGCGCACCAGGTGTGGCTGCCGCCGCTGGAGAGCCCGCCGGCGCTGGACTCGCTGCTGCCCGGCCTCGCGGCGGTACAGGGCCGCGGCCTGACCCAGCCGAACTACGAGGGCGCCGGCCGCCTGGTCGTCCCGGTCGGCCTCGTCGACAAGCCGTACGAGCAGCGCCGCGACCGGCTGATGCTCGACTTCTCGGGCGCCGCGGGCCACATGCAGATCATCGGCGGCCCGCAGTCCGGCAAGTCGACGCTGCTGCGCTCCATGATCTGCTCCTTCGCGCTCACGCACACGCCCTACGAGGTGCAGTTCTACGGGCTGGACTTCGGTGGCGGCGGTATGGTCTCGGTGGCCGGCCTGCCGCACGTGGGTGGCATCGCCTCCCGCCTCGACCCCGAGCGCGTCCGCCGTACGGTCTCCGAGGTGTACGGCGTCCTCACCCAGCGCGAGGAGTACTTCCGCTCCGCGGGCATCGCCTCGATCGCCGACTACCGCACCCGCCGGGCCCGTGGCGAGATCTCGGTGACGGACCAGCCCTTCGGTGACGTGTTCCTGGTCATCGACGGCTGGGGCAACTTCCGTACCGACTACGAAGTCCTGGAGTCGGTGGTCCTGGACATCGCGGCCCGCGGCCTCGGCTACGGCATCCACGTGATCATCACGGCGTCGCGTTCGATGGAGGTCCGGGCGAACCTCAAGGACCACCTGATGAACCGCCTGGAGCTGCGCCTGGGCGACGTCATGGACTCCGAGATCGACCGCAAGGTGGCGGTGAACGTCCCCGCGGGCGTGCCCGGCCGTGGCCTGTCCCCCCAGAAGCTGCACTTCATGGCGGCCGTGCCGCGCATCGACGGCCTGACCTCCGACACCGACCTGGCCGAGGCCACGGCGGCGCTGACGACCGAGGTCGGCCGCCACTGGCAGGCGCCGGGCGCACCGCAGGTACGGCTGCTGCCGCGCCAGCTGGAGGCGGTGGAACTGCCTCCGGGCGACCGCTTCCCCCAGCGGGGCGTCTCCTTCGCGCTGGACGAGGAGAACCTGGAGCCGGTGTTCCTGGACTTCGAACAGGACCCGTTCTTCCTCGTCTTCGGCGAGAGCGAGTCCGGCAAGTCCAACCTGCTGCGGCTGCTGATCCGGCAGCTGTGCCTGCGGTACAGCGGCGACGAGGCGAAGTTCTTCGTGGTGGACAACCGCCGCTCGCTGCTGGACATCACGCCCGCCTCGCACCTGGCGGAGTACATCCCGATGTCCAGCCAGATGGACCACCACATGGTGGCCCTGGCCGACCTCATGCAGCGCCGCACGCCGACGGCCGACGTCACACCGCAGCAGCTGCGGGACCGCAGCTGGTGGCGGGGCCCGCAGGTCTTCGTCGTCATCGACGACTACGACCTCGTCTCCACCTCCACCGGCAACCCGCTCAGCGGCCTGACGGAGATGCTGCCCTTCGCCCGCGACGTCGGCGTCCGCTTCGTCATCGCCCGCTCCAGCGCGGGCGCGGGCCGCGCCGCCTACGAGCCGTTCATGCAGCGTATGAAGGAACTCGGCGCCCAGGGCATCGTCCTGGCCGGCGACCCGGCGGAGGGCGACATCCTCAACGGGGTCCGGCCGCGGCCGATGCCGGCGGGACGGGGTGTGTTCGTGTCCCGGAAGCGGGGGCGGCCGTTGGTGCAGACGGGCCTGGTGGACGTGGAGTACTGA